Part of the bacterium genome, CGGACACCGCGAAGCCGGTCATCAGGCACTCGATGTGTTCAGCGAATGGAAGTCGATCTATGTCGATTTCTCGGGCACGTTACAGCGCGCCCAGATTGACGCATAACCGGGTGAATCGACCGCGATATTTGACCGGCAATTGAAGTGACTTATGAGTTTATCGCAATATAGAAACAGGCTCCACGTCAAGCAGTTGTTGATGCAGTATATGCTGCTCACCATCTGGCTCGCTTCGGCTGTCTGAACCTCCTGTAACAATCGGTTTGTTTCAGAGAAATTCCGAAACCTATAATCTGTTTACACAGGAGATTTAAGATGGCAAAGAAACGAATTTTGATAATGGGCGCCGCCGGACGTGACTTTCATAATTTCAACACGTATTACCGCGACGACAAGTCTGTTGAAGTAGTCTGCTTCACTGCCACCCAGATTCCCGATATCGACGACCGCAAGTACCCAAAGGAACTAGCCGGTTCGCTTTATCCAAAAGGTATCCCAATCCATGCCGAAGATGACCTCGTTGATTTGATTCTCGACGAGAAAATTGACGAAGTAGTTTTCTCATATTCCGACGTTTCTCATGAATACGTAATGCACAAAGCATCGACGGTGCTTGCTGCCGGAGCGAATTTCGTGTTCCTTGGCGGCAACTCGACGATGATCAAATCCACCAAGCCGGTTGTGGCAATTGCCGCAGTCCGTACCGGTGCCGGCAAGAGTCAGACTACTCGCAAAGTCTGTGAGAATCTGAAGGCGCTCGGTTTGAAGGTCGTAGCGATTCGTCACCCCATGCCGTACGGCGATCTCGTGAAGCAGGCCTGCCAGCGTTTTGCCACGGTGAAGGACCTTGCTCTTCACAAATGCACCATCGAAGAAATGGAAGAGTACGAGCCGCATATTTCGCGCGGCCAGGTGATCTATGCCGGCGTTGACTATGAAATGATCCTGCGTCAGGCTGAGAAAGAGGCCGATGTCATCGTGTGGGACGGCGGAAACAACGATATGCCGTTCTATCAGCCGGATCTTTGGATAACCGTGGCTGATCCGCATCGTCCGGGACACGAGATTCAGTATCATCCGGGTGAAACCAACCTCCGTTGGGCTGATGTCGTCGTCATCAACAAGATTGATACCGCCGACGGCGAATACATCAACTACGTTCGCAGCAATATCCAGCAATACAATCCCGATGCTATCATCGTCGATGGGGCCTCACCGATTTCGGTCGAAGACGCTTCCGTCATTCGCGGCAAGCGCGTCCTCGTTATCGAAGACGGCCCGACAGCCACACACGGTGAAATGCAATATGGCGCCGGCACTGTTGCTGCTCACAAGTTTGGTGCTGCTGAAATCGTTGACCCGCGTCCGTATCTCAAAGGCACGTTGCTTGACACTTTTGCCAAGTATCCTGATATCGGAGCAGTTCTTCCGGCAATGGGTTACGGTGGCAAGCAGATTAAGGATCTCGAAGCTACAATCGCCGCGACTCCTTGCGACGGTGTGATCATCGGAACGCCGATAGACTTGCGCCGCATCTGCAAGATCAAACAGCCTTCAACTCGCGTTGGCTACGAACTACAGGAAATCGGCGAGCCGACCCTGTTGAGCATCTTGACCGAGTTTGTCGCCAAGATGAAGAAAGGCCGCAAGAAGTAGGTCATGAGCAAGACAGCTGTAGTGGCTCTTGGCGGGAATGCAATTACCCGCAAAGAAGTTGAAGACACAATTGCCAACCAGTTCGCAAACACCCGGGGTTCGCTCCACGGGCTGCTCGAACTGATTCGGCGCGACTACAAGATTGCTATCACGCACGGCAATGGCCCGCAGGTTGGTAATGCCATCCTGCGGGTTGAATTAGCGCGCGGTAAGGCGCCGATTCTGCCGCTCGGAATCTGTGTTGCAGATACTGAAGGTGGTATGGGCTATATGATCGGCCAGAGTCTATTCAATCGTCTTCACCGGGATGGGATCAAGCGAGAAGTCGTTTCCATCATAACTCAAATTGAAGTCGACCAACACGACCCGGAACTGAATAACCCGACCAAGTACATCGGTCAATTCTACACCGAGCAAGAGGCCGTACTTTTCCAGACCGAACGCGGTTGGACGATGAAAGAAGACTCTCATCGCGGTTGGCGTCGCGTTGTCGCCTCACCGAAACCGCGCAGAATCGTCGAAGGCAACATCATCAAACGTCTTGTTGATGACGGTGTTATCGTCATCGCTGCCGGTGGTGGTGGAATCCCGGTCTATGTCGAAAAGGATGGCACGCTTGAGGGTGTCGACGCCGTTATCGACAAGGATCGCGCTTCGGCATTACTCGCGCACGAAATAGGTGCTGAGATGCTAATTATCCTTACCGGAACTGAAAAAGTTGCATTGAATTTCGGTAAACCGGATCAAAGATTGCTCGACAAACTCACGGTCGAGCAAGCAGATCAATACTTACGAGCAGGGCATTTCCCGGCCGGAAGCATGGGGCCAAAGATAGAAGCAGCCATCGAGTTCATCAAGATGGGCGGCAACCGAGTGATCATTACTTCCATTGAAAAGGCATCCGACGCGGTATTTGGAAATGCTGGCACTGTCATCGAGCGTGGGTGAGGCCGTAATGGGACTGTCGCCAGAAGTGATCACTGCGATCACTGCTCGGGGTCAACTGTATGAAGTCGGCGGTACAGTCCGCGACTCCATTCTGCAATTGCGGGAATCCTCCAAAGACTCTGATTTCCTTGTCACCGGCATTCCTTACCAAGACTTGTTTTCGATACTTCGAAAATTCGGGCGAGTCGACATAGTCGGAAAGTCATTTGGAGTAATCAAGTTTTCGCCGTTTGAATCTGCCGGCGATGCCTCGTCACAGATTGACTTTGCTCTTCCGCGCAGAGAACACTCAACCGGCACAGGTCATAAAGACTTTGCCGTAAACTTCGACCACGAAATACCTGTCGAGGACGACCTTTACCGCCGCGACTTCACCATCAATGCCATAGCTCGCAACGTTGTTACCCACGAGATTATCGATCCGCTCAATGGTCGCAAGGATATCGCTGACAAAATTATTCGATTTACGACGGCGGACAGTTTCCGAGAAGATCCATTGCGAATGCTGCGGGCGATGCAATTTGCAGCCCGATTGAATTTCACTATTGAACCGATCACCTATCAATCCATCTGTGACAATGCAAGACTTATTGAGACTGTATCGGCTGAACGCGTTGCAGAAGAGCTGAACAAGTTGTTGATAAAGGCAGACAAGCCCTCAGTTGGTTTCAAACTGATGGAGTCGACTGGATTGCTTCAGTACGTACTACCGGAGTTGCAGAGAACAGTTGGATGCGAGCAGCCCGGACCGTATCACGCCTGGCCCGTGTTCGAACACACGATCTATACAGTCGATGCTGCTCCCAAACGCTTGCTGGTTCGCATTGCGTGTCTATTTCACGACATTGCCAAGCCACAGGCAAAACGCCTTACCGATGAAGGCGGAGCTACTTTTTATGGCCACGAAACCTATGGAGCAAGAATCACGAGGATTGCCCTGGAGCGACTTCGCTATTCCAATGACTTCATTGACGACGTAGTGACTCTGGTTGACCGGCACATGTTCACCAGCGATGTCAGCGACAAGGGATTACGCCGACTAATCCGAAAAACCGGCCTTAATCTGATTTACGACCTACTCGATGTTCGCCGCGCCGACGTAGTTGGACAGGGCAAAGGCGGAAAGACCGACGATGTCGATGAACTTGAACAGCGCATCCGTGAGGAGATCGCCAAGAAACCGCCTTTCGGATTCAGCGATCTTGCGGTCAACGGAAATGACCTAATGCGCGAGTTCAATCTCGAGCCCGGGAAAACCGTCGGCGACACGCTAAATCATCTTCTTGAAACTGTATTGGATCTTCCAGATAAGAACGACTATCAGACACTTATGGCAGAAGCTAAGAATTATTTACACAACTCAACTCATGAAGGGTTGAAGGAGTCATAGATGAAGATACATGAGTATCAGGCAAAGGAGATTTTTGCCACATTCGGTATTCCGGTACCGAAAGGTAAGATGGCCACCACAGCCGAGGAAGCTCGCAACATCGCGGCTGACTACGGACGTCCGGTCATGGTCAAGGCTCAAGTTCATGTTGGTGGTCGCGGCAAGGCCGGCGGTATCAAGTACTGCAACAATGCCGATGAAGCGTTCGCCAATGCCGAGAAGATTCTCGGGATGGACATCAAGGGATTGACCGTTCGCCGCATTCTGGTGACGGAAGCCTCTGACATCGCCCATGAGGTCTATTGCGGAATCATCATCGACCGTGCCGCCAAGAAGCCGGTGATCATGGTATCTGCTGAAGGCGGTATTGATATTGAAGAAGTCGCCGCCAAGACACCTGAGAAGATTCACAAACTGCACGTCGATCCGATCCTTGGAATTCAAGGATATCAGGCGCGCGAGCTTGCTTACAAGGTCTACTCTGACCCGAACACCGCTAATCAAGCGGCCAAGATTATCCAGAAGCTGTATCGCTGCTTCATGGAGAGCGACTGTACGCTAGCGGAAATCAATCCGCTGGTGACAACACCTTCGGGCGATGTTATTGCGCTCGATGCCAAGATCAACATCGACGACAATGCTCTCTATCGTCACAAGGACTTTGAAGGTCTTCGCGATGTGGCGCCGGCAGAAGAAGCCGAAAACGAGGCCCGCGAAGCCGGTCTTTCGTTTGTCGGTCTTCACGGCAACATCGGCTGCGTCGTTAATGGCGCCGGTCTGGCGATGGCGACGATGGATCTGGTGAAGCACTATGGTGGCGAGCCAGCCAACTTCCTTGATATCGGCGGATCATCCAATCCGGACAAAGTCGTGACGGCGATGCGCATCATTCTTCGCGACCCGAACGTGAAAGCGATCCTGTTCAATATCTTCGGTGGTATTACTCGCTGTGACGACGTCGCGCACGGTATTGTAAAGGCTGTTGCCGAATTCAAACCGCAGGTGCCGATTGTGGTGCGCCTCACTGGTACCAATGAAGAGCAGGCCCGCGTCATTCTTGCCGAATCGAACTTGCCGGCGGCCGATACGATGGACGGTGTTGTGATGAAGGCAATTGAACTGGCGAAGGTCGCCTAACCGGGAAAGGATGATACAATGGGTATATTTGTAGATAAAAAATCGAAAGTCGTGGTGCAGGGCATCACCGGACGCGATGGCTCGTTCCATACGCGTCAAATGAAAGAATATGGTACCAACGTCGTTGCCGGCGTGACACCGGGCAAGGGAGGTACTGGTTTTGAAGGTATTCCGATTTTTAATACCGTTGCGGAAGCCGTCAAGAAGACCGGTGCCAATACTTCAGTGATCTATGTTCCGGCTTCGTTTGCGGCTGATGCCATTCTCGAAGCCGCCGATGCTGGAGTCGAACTTGTGGTGTGCATCAGCGAAGGCGTTCCCGCCAACGACATGCTCAAGGTATACAATTATTTGAAATCCAAAGGTGTGCGCTTGATTGGTCCCAATTGCCCCGGAATTATTACTCCGGGTGTGACCAAGGTTGGAATTATGCCGGGTCATATCCACAAGAAGGGCTCGGTGGGACTTGTCTCGCGCTCCGGCACGCTGACCTATGAAATCGTTTACAATCTCACACTGCGCAAGCTCGGCCAGTCGTCGTGCATCGGCATCGGTGGCGATCCGATCATCGGCACAAACTTCATTGACTGCCTCGCAGCATTCCAGGCCGATCCGCAGACAACCGCTATCGTGCTTGTTGGCGAAATCGGGGGCTCTGACGAAGAAGAAGCCGCGAAATTCATCAAGAAGTACGTCACCAAACCGGTGGTTGCATTCATCGCCGGACTAACGGCTCCGGCTGACAAGCGCATGGGTCATGCCGGTGCGATTATCTCCGGTGGAACCGGAACGGCTGCCGAGAAGATCAAAGCCTTCCAGGCTGTCGGCGTGCCGGTTGCCAAGACACCGGGGGAAGTTGCTGCACTGGTTGAGCAGAAGATGAAAGCAAGTACATCGAAATCCGCTGCTAAGCCTGCCAAGAAGGCCGCAGCGAAGAAACCGGCGAAGAAAGCAGCTCCCAAGAAGGCTGTCAAGAAGCCGGCAAAGAAGACTGCCGCCAAGAAAGTCAAGGCAGTCATCAAGAAAGTCAAAGTGCTTAAGGCGGCAAAAAGCAAGTCGTCGCCAAAAGCCAAAGCAAGAAAGAAATAATTTGCTCCTGAAGCAAGAGTAGGAGATTAAGTCAATGACAGAGACACCCGGCGGAGCAGAGCAAGGGACGACGGAGAAAGTAAGTTCCAGCGGTCGTGAACCGCTGACCATTTACATGCACTGGTGCAAAGCCTGCGGCATTTGCATCAGTTTCTGTCCGCACAAAGTCTTTACGTCCGATCGCGACGGCAAACCAATCATCACGCATCCCGACAAATGCACCCAATGCGCGATCTGCTGGCTGCATTGTCCCGATCTAGCCATCGTGTCGAACGAGAAGTAGGAGGAAGTATGGCTGATGTAAGATTACTACAGGGAAATGAGGCTGTGGTTGAGGGCGCCATGCTCGGAGGACTGACATTCTTTGCCGGTTATCCGATTACTCCTTCTACCGAAGTCGCCGAAGGTTTGGCGCGCAAGCTGCCCAAGGTTGGCGGCAAGTTTATCCAAATGGAAGATGAAATCGCCTCAATGGCAGCCATCATCGGTGCTGCTTGTACAGGCGCTAAGACTATGACCGCGACCTCGGGTCCGGGATTTTCGCTGATGCAGGAGAATCTCGGCTACGCCTATATCGCAGAAGTGCCCTGCGTTATTGTCAACGTACAGCGCGGCGGCCCGTCAACGGGATTGCCCACCAAGGTGGCGCAGGCCGATACCATGCAGGCCCGCTGGGGTACGCACGGCGATTATGTAGCTATCGCACTCGCCCCGCAGTCTGTGGAAGAAACGATTATGCTCACGATTCGGGCGATGAATCTCTCCGAAGAATATCGCACGCCGGTGATTCTGCTTCTGGACGAAGTCCTTGGCCACATGCGCGAGAAAGTCGTAATGCCGGAGCCGGGAACGTTCAAAGTCGTTAATCGCACCAAGCCGACTGTGCCGGCAAACTGGTATAAGCACTTCGAAATCACACCAAGCTTCAAATCGCCAATGGCTTCCTTCGGCGACGGATATCGTTTCCACATCACTGGTCTGACTCACAATGAAGAGGGTTTCCCTACCAGCGAGCCGAAGAAGATTTACGACAAGCTGTTTAAGCTGCAGAATAAGATTATGCGCTATGTCGATGATATTTGCGAGATCGAGACGGATGGCATGGAAGATGCCCACGTCGCAGTCGTCGCCTATGGAAACGTCGCTCGCGCAGCCAAGCAAGCGATTCAGATGGCGCGTCATCGCCGCATGAAGGTTGGGCAAGTTCGCCCGATTACGATTTGGCCAACGCACGATAAGAAGTACCATGAAATCTTCAGCTCGAAGAGTCTCGAAGTCATTATCGTGGCCGAATTAAACCAAGGTCAGTATGTCACCGAAATCGAGCGTGTAGCCCCGAAACACGTAAAGGTTGTCAGCATGGCACGCTTCGATTCCGAACTGATTACGCCCGACCAAATTCTCAACAAGATTAAGGAGGTGAGGTAAGATGTTGCAGAAATCTGATGTTATTCATCAATACTTGCGCCCCAAAAAGGCATTCCCGAACGTCTGGTGTCCCGGTTGCGGGATCGGCATCGTTATGGGATCACTCGTTCGCGCAATCGACAAGCTCCAGATTGCCCGCGACGATATCACGCTCGTGTCAGGTATCGGCTGCTCATCGCGACTGCCGGTTTACCTCGACTTCAACACGTTGCACACAACGCACGGCCGCGCCTTGGCTTTTGCTACCGGCGTCAAGCTTGCCAAACCGAAAATGAAAGTCATCGTCATAACCGGTGACGGCGATTGTCTTGCCATTGGCGGCAATCACTTCATCCATGCCGCTCGGCGCAACATTGATATCACCACCATCCTGATCAATAACATGATCTATGGCATGACCGGCGGACAGTTCTCGCCGACCACGCCGTCGGAGGCATTTGCCACGACTTCTCCCTACGGCAACAAGGAAAATCAATTCGATATTCCGAAACTTGCCATGGCTGCCGGAGCGAGCTATGTCGCTCGCGGAACGGTCTATCATGTCAATCAACTTGATGAGTTGATTACCGAGGCAATCACCAAGAAAGGCTTCTCCGTCGTCGAAGCATTCTCCAACTGCCATACCTATTTCGGCCGCCTCAATCGCGCCGGTGATGCAGTGAAGATGATTGATGACATGAAGAAGAACGTCATCCCGCTCAAGGCTGCTGCCAAGATGCCGCCGGAGAAACTTGAGGGCAAGATGCTTACCGGTGTCTTTGCCGATCTCGAGAAGGAAGAATATTGTGACCGCTATGACCAACTTATCGAAAGTCTGAAAGGGAAATAGCCATGACTCCAAAAACCAAAGCCAAACAGGCACATGAATCGGCTGAACCCGCGCAGGTCTTTGATCGTTTTGAAATCCGTCTCTCCGGATCGGGTGGACAGGGATTGGTGCTTGCCGGCGTAATTATTGCCGAAGCAGTATCGACGCTCGACGGCAAAAACGTTGTGCAGACACAGTCCTATGGACCCGAAGCGCGAGGCGGCGCCTCTCGCACCGACCTGGTCATTTCCGACGGCGAGATTTACTATCCTAAGCCGATGGCGATTGATCTGTTGCTTGCCATGACGCAAGAGTCGTGTGATCTATACCACGGCGGACTCAAGGACAATGGCGTATTGATTTACGACAGTCACCTGGTCACACAAGTACCGTTTGCCCGCTCGATCGGAATTCCGTTTAGCCAATTAGCACGCCACGAAATCGGATTGCCAATGGTTGCCAACGTCATTTCGCTCGGTGCTATCTGTGCAATTACTAAAATCGTATCGGAGGATGCATTGACGAAAATCGTCACCAAACGCTCCCCGCGTGGAACAGAAGAGAAGAACATGCAGGCTTTGCAGCTCGGGCTCAAAGTCGGCAAAGAAGCATTGGAAGGATCTAAACTGTGATTGAACGCACTCTATTAATGATAAAACCCGACGCCGTTCAGCGTAACCTGATCGGAAAAATCACCGATCGACTCGAAACCGCAGGATTCAAGGTTGTTGAACTCAAGATGGTTCACCTTAAGCCTGCCACCGCACGTGAATTCTATAAAGTTCACGAGGGCCGTCCGTTTCTCGATGAACTTGTCGAGTTCATGTCGTCTTCGCCGATAGTGGCGATGGCGCTCGAGCGCGAAAATGCCGTTGCGGCTCTGCGCGAATTAATCGGTGCCACCGACCCGAAGAAAGCCGCTGTCGGCACCATTCGGCAGAACTTCGCCATCGATGTCGGCAAGAACTCCGTTCACGCTTCCGATAGCGTCGAAAACGCCGCCATCGAAATCAAATTCCACTTCGGCTCGTAGGAACCACTGCAATTCAGGGATGCAGGAAATTGTGTCCCTGAACTGCCATAAGAGGGTCGATTGAAAGTCCCAGTTTGGTACTCCGACAACAATGTCGATATTACGCTCCCCGATAGGGGGAATGTAAAGGTGTTTGATTTGCCGTCCAAACGGTTGCAACCA contains:
- the ndk gene encoding nucleoside-diphosphate kinase, coding for MERTLLMIKPDAVQRNLIGKITDRLETAGFKVVELKMVHLKPATAREFYKVHEGRPFLDELVEFMSSSPIVAMALERENAVAALRELIGATDPKKAAVGTIRQNFAIDVGKNSVHASDSVENAAIEIKFHFGS
- the arcC gene encoding carbamate kinase, with the protein product MSKTAVVALGGNAITRKEVEDTIANQFANTRGSLHGLLELIRRDYKIAITHGNGPQVGNAILRVELARGKAPILPLGICVADTEGGMGYMIGQSLFNRLHRDGIKREVVSIITQIEVDQHDPELNNPTKYIGQFYTEQEAVLFQTERGWTMKEDSHRGWRRVVASPKPRRIVEGNIIKRLVDDGVIVIAAGGGGIPVYVEKDGTLEGVDAVIDKDRASALLAHEIGAEMLIILTGTEKVALNFGKPDQRLLDKLTVEQADQYLRAGHFPAGSMGPKIEAAIEFIKMGGNRVIITSIEKASDAVFGNAGTVIERG
- the sucC gene encoding ADP-forming succinate--CoA ligase subunit beta — protein: MKIHEYQAKEIFATFGIPVPKGKMATTAEEARNIAADYGRPVMVKAQVHVGGRGKAGGIKYCNNADEAFANAEKILGMDIKGLTVRRILVTEASDIAHEVYCGIIIDRAAKKPVIMVSAEGGIDIEEVAAKTPEKIHKLHVDPILGIQGYQARELAYKVYSDPNTANQAAKIIQKLYRCFMESDCTLAEINPLVTTPSGDVIALDAKINIDDNALYRHKDFEGLRDVAPAEEAENEAREAGLSFVGLHGNIGCVVNGAGLAMATMDLVKHYGGEPANFLDIGGSSNPDKVVTAMRIILRDPNVKAILFNIFGGITRCDDVAHGIVKAVAEFKPQVPIVVRLTGTNEEQARVILAESNLPAADTMDGVVMKAIELAKVA
- a CDS encoding 2-oxoacid:acceptor oxidoreductase subunit alpha, which encodes MADVRLLQGNEAVVEGAMLGGLTFFAGYPITPSTEVAEGLARKLPKVGGKFIQMEDEIASMAAIIGAACTGAKTMTATSGPGFSLMQENLGYAYIAEVPCVIVNVQRGGPSTGLPTKVAQADTMQARWGTHGDYVAIALAPQSVEETIMLTIRAMNLSEEYRTPVILLLDEVLGHMREKVVMPEPGTFKVVNRTKPTVPANWYKHFEITPSFKSPMASFGDGYRFHITGLTHNEEGFPTSEPKKIYDKLFKLQNKIMRYVDDICEIETDGMEDAHVAVVAYGNVARAAKQAIQMARHRRMKVGQVRPITIWPTHDKKYHEIFSSKSLEVIIVAELNQGQYVTEIERVAPKHVKVVSMARFDSELITPDQILNKIKEVR
- a CDS encoding HD domain-containing protein; translation: MGLSPEVITAITARGQLYEVGGTVRDSILQLRESSKDSDFLVTGIPYQDLFSILRKFGRVDIVGKSFGVIKFSPFESAGDASSQIDFALPRREHSTGTGHKDFAVNFDHEIPVEDDLYRRDFTINAIARNVVTHEIIDPLNGRKDIADKIIRFTTADSFREDPLRMLRAMQFAARLNFTIEPITYQSICDNARLIETVSAERVAEELNKLLIKADKPSVGFKLMESTGLLQYVLPELQRTVGCEQPGPYHAWPVFEHTIYTVDAAPKRLLVRIACLFHDIAKPQAKRLTDEGGATFYGHETYGARITRIALERLRYSNDFIDDVVTLVDRHMFTSDVSDKGLRRLIRKTGLNLIYDLLDVRRADVVGQGKGGKTDDVDELEQRIREEIAKKPPFGFSDLAVNGNDLMREFNLEPGKTVGDTLNHLLETVLDLPDKNDYQTLMAEAKNYLHNSTHEGLKES
- a CDS encoding 4Fe-4S binding protein; the encoded protein is MTETPGGAEQGTTEKVSSSGREPLTIYMHWCKACGICISFCPHKVFTSDRDGKPIITHPDKCTQCAICWLHCPDLAIVSNEK
- a CDS encoding GTPase; the encoded protein is MAKKRILIMGAAGRDFHNFNTYYRDDKSVEVVCFTATQIPDIDDRKYPKELAGSLYPKGIPIHAEDDLVDLILDEKIDEVVFSYSDVSHEYVMHKASTVLAAGANFVFLGGNSTMIKSTKPVVAIAAVRTGAGKSQTTRKVCENLKALGLKVVAIRHPMPYGDLVKQACQRFATVKDLALHKCTIEEMEEYEPHISRGQVIYAGVDYEMILRQAEKEADVIVWDGGNNDMPFYQPDLWITVADPHRPGHEIQYHPGETNLRWADVVVINKIDTADGEYINYVRSNIQQYNPDAIIVDGASPISVEDASVIRGKRVLVIEDGPTATHGEMQYGAGTVAAHKFGAAEIVDPRPYLKGTLLDTFAKYPDIGAVLPAMGYGGKQIKDLEATIAATPCDGVIIGTPIDLRRICKIKQPSTRVGYELQEIGEPTLLSILTEFVAKMKKGRKK
- a CDS encoding 2-oxoacid:ferredoxin oxidoreductase subunit beta, producing the protein MLQKSDVIHQYLRPKKAFPNVWCPGCGIGIVMGSLVRAIDKLQIARDDITLVSGIGCSSRLPVYLDFNTLHTTHGRALAFATGVKLAKPKMKVIVITGDGDCLAIGGNHFIHAARRNIDITTILINNMIYGMTGGQFSPTTPSEAFATTSPYGNKENQFDIPKLAMAAGASYVARGTVYHVNQLDELITEAITKKGFSVVEAFSNCHTYFGRLNRAGDAVKMIDDMKKNVIPLKAAAKMPPEKLEGKMLTGVFADLEKEEYCDRYDQLIESLKGK
- the sucD gene encoding succinate--CoA ligase subunit alpha → MGIFVDKKSKVVVQGITGRDGSFHTRQMKEYGTNVVAGVTPGKGGTGFEGIPIFNTVAEAVKKTGANTSVIYVPASFAADAILEAADAGVELVVCISEGVPANDMLKVYNYLKSKGVRLIGPNCPGIITPGVTKVGIMPGHIHKKGSVGLVSRSGTLTYEIVYNLTLRKLGQSSCIGIGGDPIIGTNFIDCLAAFQADPQTTAIVLVGEIGGSDEEEAAKFIKKYVTKPVVAFIAGLTAPADKRMGHAGAIISGGTGTAAEKIKAFQAVGVPVAKTPGEVAALVEQKMKASTSKSAAKPAKKAAAKKPAKKAAPKKAVKKPAKKTAAKKVKAVIKKVKVLKAAKSKSSPKAKARKK
- a CDS encoding 2-oxoacid:acceptor oxidoreductase family protein, yielding MTPKTKAKQAHESAEPAQVFDRFEIRLSGSGGQGLVLAGVIIAEAVSTLDGKNVVQTQSYGPEARGGASRTDLVISDGEIYYPKPMAIDLLLAMTQESCDLYHGGLKDNGVLIYDSHLVTQVPFARSIGIPFSQLARHEIGLPMVANVISLGAICAITKIVSEDALTKIVTKRSPRGTEEKNMQALQLGLKVGKEALEGSKL